A genomic region of Gossypium hirsutum isolate 1008001.06 chromosome D01, Gossypium_hirsutum_v2.1, whole genome shotgun sequence contains the following coding sequences:
- the LOC107928828 gene encoding cytokinin riboside 5'-monophosphate phosphoribohydrolase LOG5: MDMKGEVLKSRFKRVCVFCGSSTGKRKCYRDAAVELAQELVARKLDLVYGGGSTGLMGLVSQAVHHGGGNVLGIIPRTLMSKEISGETIGEVRAVADMHQRKAEMANHSDCFIALPGGYGTLEELLEVITWAQLGIHDKPVGLLNVDGYYNYLLTFIDKAVDDGFIKPSQRHIFVSAPNSKELVQKLEEYVPVHGVIAKASWEAEQLAFTATTTTLQTEITL, translated from the exons ATGGACATGAAAGGGGAAGTTTTGAAATCAAGATTCAAGAGGGTATGTGTGTTTTGTGGGAGCAGTACTGGCAAGAGGAAATGTTACAGAGATGCTGCTGTTGAATTAGCCCAAGAATTG GTGGCAAGAAAATTGGACCTTGTTTATGGAGGAGGGAGTACTGGGTTAATGGGTTTGGTTTCACAAGCTGTTCACCATGGTGGAGGCAATGTTCTTGG GATCATTCCTAGAACTCTAATGAGTAAAGAG ATAAGTGGTGAAACTATTGGGGAAGTAAGGGCAGTAGCTGACATGCACCAAAGAAAGGCAGAAATGGCCAATCACTCTGATTGTTTCATTGCCCTACCAG GTGGCTATGGAACTTTAGAGGAGTTATTAGAAGTCATAACTTGGGCTCAGTTGGGAATCCATGACAAACCT GTAGGTTTGCTTAATGTTGATGGCTATTATAACTACTTACTTACTTTCATCGACAAAGCCGTGGATGATGGCTTTATCAAACCTTCCCAACGCCATATCTTTGTCTCTGCACCAAATTCTAAAGAACTGGTTCAAAAGCTTGAG GAGTATGTGCCTGTCCATGGAGTCATTGCTAAAGCAAGTTGGGAAGCTGAACAGCTGGCTTTCACTGCTACTACTACTACTTTACAGACTGAGATCACTCTATAA
- the LOC107928827 gene encoding putative NAC domain-containing protein 94: MSYQSNPEVELPGFRFHPTEEELLEFYLRNIVYGKMLSYDVIGFLNIYHHDPWDLPGLSKVGEREWYFFVPIDRKHGKGGRPNRTTKNGFWKATGSDRKIVSLSDQKKMIGFKKTLVFYKGRAQRGCKTDWVTNEYRLPDATLPKDIVMCKVYRKATSLKVLEQRAAMEEELKNTSLPSSSSFSSMDTISFCTPKQDLVVFKKEEDEEAMVKEKRSDGIAKEQKKISSASLQLTLGNEK; the protein is encoded by the exons ATGAGCTACCAATCAAACCCAGAGGTTGAACTTCCTGGCTTTAGATTCCACCCAACGGAGGAAGAATTGCTAGAATTTTACCTTAGAAACATCGTTTATGGCAAGATGTTGAGTTATGATGTAATTGGATTTCTCAACATCTATCACCATGATCCTTGGGACCTGcctg GGTTGTCAAAGGTTGGAGAGAGAGAATGGTATTTTTTTGTGCCAATAGACAGGAAACATGGGAAAGGAGGGAGGCCTAACAGGACTACTAAAAATGGGTTCTGGAAAGCCACCGGTTCTGATCGGAAAATTGTGAGCTTATCGGATCAGAAAAAGATGATTGGCTTCAAAAAGACACTTGTTTTCTATAAAGGGAGAGCTCAACGAGGATGCAAGACTGATTGGGTTACGAATGAGTATCGTCTCCCTGATGCTACTTTGCCCAAG GACATAGTGATGTGCAAAGTATATAGGAAAGCAACATCCTTGAAAGTGTTGGAGCAAAGGGCAGCAATGGAGGAAGAGTTGAAGAACACATCTCTTCCTTCATCATCTTCATTCTCATCCATGGACACCATCTCTTTCTGCACACCAAAACAAGATTTGGTGgtcttcaagaaagaagaagacgAGGAAGCAATGGTGAAAGAGAAAAGATCAGATGGAATAGCAAAGGAACAGAAGAAAATTTCTTCTGCATCTTTGCAATTAACATTAGGCAATGAAAAATAG